The DNA sequence AAGGCCGTGGTGGAACACGCCGAGCACGAGGAGCGCGAGGAGTTCCCCACACTGCGGGCGGGCCGCGACGAAGCCCAGCTCAAGCGCATGGGCACCATGCTCCGCGCCGCCGAGAAGGTCGCCCCCACCCACCCGCACCCGGTGGCGGCCGGTTCCACGGCCGCCCAGTGGAGCGTGGGCCCGATCGCGTCCCTGGTGGACCGCACGAAGGACGCGATCAAGGGGGCCATGGCGCGCTGACGGCGCTCCGTGGACGGCACTCCGTGGACGCCGCCCGGTGGTCCCGTGGGGGCCGGGCGGCGTCCGGGGGCGTCCGGGGCCCGGGTGCGTCCGGGTGCGTCGCGGTCCGTCCCGCGAACCCGGCGGGGCTGGCGGACGCAGCGCGGCCCGGCGGACGCGGCCCGGCGAACCCGGCGGACGCGGCCCGGCAGCCGGCCGGCGCCCCACGGCTCGGACAGGCCGGCCGGCGCCCCTCGCCTCAGACGGAGCGGGCCGCGTCCTCGACGAGCCATACGGCGGCACCGGCCGCGGCCAGCAGCACCACGACCACCTGCGCCATCAGCGCCACCGGCACCTTGGCGCCGGCCGCGACCCGGCCGGACTCCACGTACTCCAGAGCGAACTGCTTGATCACCGTCCGGTGCCCGACGACCGACAGCGGCGCCAGGAGCAGGAGCGCGGCACAGCCCGGCACCATGGCCTGCGGCGGGTAACCGCCCACGACACCGGCCCCGACGACGAAGGCCAGCCCCGTCACCGCGGACACGCCGGCCTTCAGTCTGGCCTTGCCCGGTGGTCTGAGGGGCAGCCAGAACACCAGGTCCGCGACCACTCCGACGGCGACGGCGACCCACCAGACGCTCATGGGCAGATGTGCGGCGCGCATGGTGACTCCTGTCGTCCGTGACCGTCCGGGATGGCCGTTCGGCGTCGTCCGTGGTTGACCATGGTCGCCCGTCGAGGAGCACGGCCACCGCACAGCATAGGAAGCCCGGCCGACGGCACCCGGAGCGGGCCGCCTTGACGGCCCGCCCGGACGGCGTCGGAGCGCCGGCCCTCCGCGGCTCCCCGTCAGTCCTTGAAGAACTCCCCCCGCTCCGCCTTCTCCAGCAGCAGCGGTGACGGCGCGAAGCGGTCGCCGTACGCCGCCTGGAGCTCGCGGGCGCGAGCGGTGAAGCCGGCCGGGCCGCCGGGGTAGCCGTTGATGTACTGGAGGGCGCCGCCGGTCCAGCCGGGGAAGCCGATGCCGAGGAGGGAGCCGATGTTGGCGTCGGCGACCGAGGTGAGGACGCCCTCCTCCAGGCAGCGGACGGTGTCCAGCGCCTCGGCGAACAGCATCCGCTCCTGGAGTTCCGTCAGGGAGATGTCGGCCGGCCTGGTCTCCTTGACCTTGCCGAAGTGCTCGGCCAGGCCCGGCCACAGGCCCGTCCGGCGGCCGTCCTCGTAATCGTAGAAGCCGGCGCCGCCCGCGCGGCCGGTGCGGCCGAACTCGTCGATCATCCGGTCGATGACGGCGTCCGCCGGGTGCGGGGTCCAGGTGCCGCCGGCCGCCTCGGTGGCGCGGCGGGCCTCCTCGCGGATGCGGCGGGGCAGGGTGAGGGTGAGCTCGTCCATCAGGGAGAGCACCTTGGCGGGGTAGCCGGCCTGAGCGGCGGCCTGTTCCACGGTGGCGGCGGGGACGCCCTCGCCGATCATGGCGACGCCCTCGGAGATGAACCGGCCGATGACGCGCGAGGTGAAGAAGCCGCGCGAGTCGTTGACGACGATGGGCGTCTTCCGGAGCTGCCGCACCAGGTCGAAGGCGCGGGCCAGGGCCTCGTCGCCGGTGCGCTCGCCCTTGATGATCTCGATGAGCGGCATTTTGTCGACGGGCGAGAAGAAGTGCAGCCCGACGAAGTCGGCGGGCCGCTCGACGCCCTCGGCGAGCAGGGTGATGGGCAGGGTCGAGGTGTTGGAGCAGAGCAGGGCGTCGGGGGCGACGACGTGCTGGATCTCCTGGAACACCTTGTGCTTCAGGGCCGGGTCCTCGAAGACGGCCTCGATGACGGCGTCGCAGCCGGCCAGGTCGGCCGGGTCGGCGGTGGGGGTGATGCGGGCGAGCAGCGCGTCCCGCCGCTCCTCCGTCGTCCGTCCCTTGGCCAGGGCCTTGGCGAGCAGCCCGGCCGAGTACTCCTTGCCCTTGCGGGCGTTGTCGAGCGAGACGTCCTTGAGGACGACGTCGATGCCGGCGCGGGCGCAGGCGTAGGCGATGCCGGCGCCCATCATCCCGGCGCCCAGGACGGCGGCCTTGCGGACCTTCCGCTGCTCCGGCCCGGCGGGCCGGCTGCGGCCGGCGTTGACCGCCTGGAGGTCGAAGAAGAACGCCTGGATCATGTTCTTGCTCGTCTGCCCGGTGGCCAGGTCCACGAAGTACCGGGACTCGATGGTCGAGGCGGTCTCGAAGTCGACCTGGGCCCCCTCGACGGCCGCGGCGAGGATGTTGCGGGGGGCCGGGTAGGGGGCGCCCGACGTCTGCTTGACGAGCGTCGCCGGGAAGGCGGGCAGATTGGCGGCGAGGGCCGGGTGGGACGGCGTCCCGCCGGGCATCTTGTAGCCGTCGGTGTCCCAGGGCTGCCGCGACTCGGGATGGGTGAGGACGAACTCCCGTGCCTTGGCGAGGAGTTCGTCGGGGCTGTCGACGACCTCGTGGACGAGTCCGGCCTCCAGCGCCCGCCGGGGGCTGTACTGGGTGCCCTGGACGAGGACCTTCAGCAGCGCGTCGGCGATGCCCAGGAGGCGTACGGTACGGGTGACGCCACCGCCGCCGGGCAGCAGGCCGAGGGTGACCTCCGGCAGTCCGAACTTCGCGCCGGGCGCGTCGAGGGCGATCCGGTGGTGGCAGGCGAGGGCGATCTCGTACCCCCCGCCGAGCGCCGCGCCGTTGAGGGCGGCGACGACCGGGACGCCGAGGGTCTCGATGCGGCGCAGGTCGCGCTTGAGCTCCTGGGTGGCCCGGAACGCGGTCTCCGCGTCCTCCGGCCGGAGCGCGATGAGCTCGCGGAGGTCACCACCGGCGAAGAAGGTCTTCTTCGCGGAAGTGAAGATCACACCGCGGACGGACTCCCGCTCGGCCTCCAGGCGGTCGGCGACCGCCGTGAGGGAGGACTGGAAGTTCCGGTTCATGGTGTTGGCGGACTGATTCGGGTCGTCGAGGACGAGGGTGACGATGCCGTCGGCGTCCTGTTCCCAGCGGATGGTCTCGGCGGGGCTGGTGGTGCTCATGGTGGTGGTCTCCTGGAAGTCTGGGCGGCGGGTGCGGCTTGCCGTCGGCGGCCGGGCGATCGGGAGGGTCGGGATCGGCCGCGTCAGAGGCGCTCGACGACGGTGGCGACGCCCATCCCCCCGCCCACGCACAGCGTGACCAGCCCGTACCGCTTGCCCTGCCGCTCCAGTTCGTCGACGACCGTGCCCAGGAGCATCGCCCCGGTGGCGCCGAGCGGGTGGCCGAGGGCGATGGCCCCGCCGTTGACGTTGATCTTCTCCAGGCCGATGCCCATGTCGTCGGCGAAGCGCAGCACGACGGCGGCGAACGCCTCGTTCATCTCGACGAGGTCGATGTCGTCGATGGTCAGCCCGGCTTTGGCCAGGGCCTTGCGGCAGGCGGGCGCGGGGCCGGTGAGCATGATGGTCGGCTCGGAGCCGGAGACGGCGGCGGAGACGATCCGGGCGCGTGGGGTGAGTCCGTAGCGCTCGCCGGTCCGCTCGTTGCCGATGGCGACGAGGGCGGCGCCGTCGACGATGCCGGAGGAGTTGCCGGCGTGGTGGACGTGGTCGATCCGCTCCACCCAGTGGTACTTGGCCAGGGCCACGGCGTCGAAGCCGGCCGCCTCGCCGATGCCGGCGAAGGACGGCTTGAGCTTGGCGAGGGTCTCGGGGGTGGTGCCGGGGCGCAGGTGCTCGTCGCGGTCGAGGACGACGAGACCGTTGCGGTCGCGAACCGGGACGACGGAGCGGTCGAAGCGGCCCTCCTTCCAGGCCCGGGCGGCGTTCTCCTGGGAGCGGGCGGCGAAGGCGTCGACGTCGTGGCGGGTGTAGCCGCCGAGGGTGGCGATGAGGTCGGCGCTGACGCCCTGGGGGACGAAGCCGGTGGCGAAGTTGGTCATCGGGTCGCCGAACCAGGCACCGCCGTCGGAGGCCATGGGCACCCGGGACATGGACTCGACGCCGCCCGCGAGGACCAGGTCCTCCCACCCCGAACGTACCTTTGCGGCGGCCGTGTTGACGGCTTCGAGGCCGGAGGCACAGAAGCGGTTCTGCTGGACGCCGGCGACGGTCTCGGGCAGCCCCGCGGCGACGGCGGCGATCCGCGCGATGTCCGAGCCCTGCTCGCCGACCGGGCTGACCACGCCGAGCACGATGTCGTCGATCGCGGCCGGGTCGAGGTCCGGGAAGCGGCGCCGCAGCTCGTGGAGGAGTCCGACGACGAGGTCGATGGGCTTGGTGCCGTGCAGGGAGCCGTTCGCCTTGCCGCGGCCCCTGGGGGTGCGGATGGCGTCGTAGACGTACGCTTCGGTGCTCAAGTTCGGCAACCTTCCTGGGTGCGTGGGAGGGGTGGGGACGGTCAGGCCAGCAGCGAACGGCCGATGATCTCCTTCATGATCTCGGTCGTGCCGCCGTAGATCGTCTGGATCCGGCCGTCGGTGAAGGCCCGGGCGACCGGGTACTCGGCCATATAGCCGTACCCGCCGTGCAGTTGGAGGCACCGGTCGGCGACGCGCTTCTGCAGCTCGGTCGCCCACCACTTGGCCATCGAGGCGTGCTCGGCATCCAGCCGCCCGTCGGTGTGCTCCGCCACGCAGCGGTCGACGAAGGCCCGGGTGACGGCGCACTCGGTGGCCAT is a window from the Streptomyces mobaraensis genome containing:
- a CDS encoding 3-hydroxyacyl-CoA dehydrogenase NAD-binding domain-containing protein — translated: MSTTSPAETIRWEQDADGIVTLVLDDPNQSANTMNRNFQSSLTAVADRLEAERESVRGVIFTSAKKTFFAGGDLRELIALRPEDAETAFRATQELKRDLRRIETLGVPVVAALNGAALGGGYEIALACHHRIALDAPGAKFGLPEVTLGLLPGGGGVTRTVRLLGIADALLKVLVQGTQYSPRRALEAGLVHEVVDSPDELLAKAREFVLTHPESRQPWDTDGYKMPGGTPSHPALAANLPAFPATLVKQTSGAPYPAPRNILAAAVEGAQVDFETASTIESRYFVDLATGQTSKNMIQAFFFDLQAVNAGRSRPAGPEQRKVRKAAVLGAGMMGAGIAYACARAGIDVVLKDVSLDNARKGKEYSAGLLAKALAKGRTTEERRDALLARITPTADPADLAGCDAVIEAVFEDPALKHKVFQEIQHVVAPDALLCSNTSTLPITLLAEGVERPADFVGLHFFSPVDKMPLIEIIKGERTGDEALARAFDLVRQLRKTPIVVNDSRGFFTSRVIGRFISEGVAMIGEGVPAATVEQAAAQAGYPAKVLSLMDELTLTLPRRIREEARRATEAAGGTWTPHPADAVIDRMIDEFGRTGRAGGAGFYDYEDGRRTGLWPGLAEHFGKVKETRPADISLTELQERMLFAEALDTVRCLEEGVLTSVADANIGSLLGIGFPGWTGGALQYINGYPGGPAGFTARARELQAAYGDRFAPSPLLLEKAERGEFFKD
- a CDS encoding acetyl-CoA C-acetyltransferase, producing the protein MSTEAYVYDAIRTPRGRGKANGSLHGTKPIDLVVGLLHELRRRFPDLDPAAIDDIVLGVVSPVGEQGSDIARIAAVAAGLPETVAGVQQNRFCASGLEAVNTAAAKVRSGWEDLVLAGGVESMSRVPMASDGGAWFGDPMTNFATGFVPQGVSADLIATLGGYTRHDVDAFAARSQENAARAWKEGRFDRSVVPVRDRNGLVVLDRDEHLRPGTTPETLAKLKPSFAGIGEAAGFDAVALAKYHWVERIDHVHHAGNSSGIVDGAALVAIGNERTGERYGLTPRARIVSAAVSGSEPTIMLTGPAPACRKALAKAGLTIDDIDLVEMNEAFAAVVLRFADDMGIGLEKINVNGGAIALGHPLGATGAMLLGTVVDELERQGKRYGLVTLCVGGGMGVATVVERL